From Spirosoma agri, one genomic window encodes:
- a CDS encoding beta-ketoacyl synthase N-terminal-like domain-containing protein, with translation MKTQPSVVLTGGGVLSGLGVGMVPFWNALRRNESAITVKETWNVPDLATDEAIFYAPCAEFNLTEHVGSLRPPLPLRYSQLAMVGCRLAIDNAGLDLAGLVPEQLGLILDTTLSANAAAEAFLYKLYIDGPAKVSPFVFTKTTTNCALGDVARAFKLKGPSSILLGENSVCYGYDLIRDGKADVVICGGFDEIRETTLLASRHRGYLPSVTDPSGQRRTFAESLRDEQGVIVYGEGAAYAVLESAEHARRRQATVLAEIVNYQVSGDTSYRDFIYERSADDLVDHLTEFCQYSQIDPSRVELFMGGGGLPWHIRNYEAPAIHDLWADSSLPAYANIKGHTGETFSASPIMSLLAGALCLRDNVVVGSGYDPAQTGLPTVAPEHTIDRAFRSGTTAFIHSLHVGGNAVTLAIRKP, from the coding sequence ATGAAAACCCAACCATCTGTAGTGTTGACCGGGGGTGGAGTCCTGTCCGGTCTGGGAGTCGGTATGGTGCCGTTCTGGAACGCATTACGCCGGAATGAGTCGGCCATAACGGTAAAAGAAACCTGGAATGTGCCGGATCTGGCGACCGACGAAGCTATCTTCTACGCGCCCTGTGCCGAGTTCAACCTGACGGAACACGTGGGAAGCCTACGGCCACCGTTGCCACTGCGGTATTCTCAACTGGCGATGGTGGGTTGCCGCCTAGCTATCGATAACGCCGGACTGGACTTGGCGGGACTGGTGCCCGAGCAGCTGGGATTGATTCTGGACACGACCCTGAGTGCCAATGCAGCCGCCGAAGCCTTTCTGTACAAACTGTACATTGATGGACCGGCCAAGGTGAGCCCGTTCGTGTTTACCAAAACGACTACCAACTGCGCCCTAGGCGACGTGGCACGGGCGTTTAAATTGAAAGGACCAAGTTCGATTCTGCTGGGCGAAAACAGCGTATGCTACGGCTACGATCTGATTCGCGACGGAAAGGCTGATGTGGTGATCTGCGGTGGTTTCGACGAAATTCGGGAGACAACGCTGCTGGCCAGCCGCCATCGGGGATACCTACCGTCGGTAACTGATCCGTCGGGTCAGCGACGTACATTCGCCGAGAGTCTGCGCGATGAGCAGGGCGTTATTGTCTATGGTGAAGGGGCGGCTTATGCTGTGCTCGAATCCGCCGAACACGCGCGTCGCCGGCAGGCTACGGTACTAGCCGAAATCGTTAATTATCAGGTGTCCGGGGATACCTCGTACCGCGATTTTATTTACGAACGCAGCGCCGATGATCTGGTCGATCACCTGACGGAGTTCTGCCAATACAGCCAGATTGATCCGTCGCGCGTCGAGTTGTTTATGGGTGGGGGCGGGCTGCCGTGGCACATCCGCAACTATGAAGCACCGGCCATTCACGATCTCTGGGCGGATAGCTCCTTGCCCGCCTATGCAAATATCAAAGGCCATACCGGCGAAACCTTCAGCGCATCACCCATCATGTCGTTACTGGCGGGCGCACTCTGTTTGCGCGATAATGTGGTGGTTGGTTCGGGCTATGACCCGGCCCAGACGGGTTTGCCGACCGTAGCACCGGAACACACCATCGATCGCGCTTTTAGATCCGGGACAACGGCGTTTATTCATTCGCTGCACGTTGGCGGCAACGCCGTGACACTGGCTATCCGAAAACCCTAA
- a CDS encoding 3-hydroxyacyl-ACP dehydratase FabZ family protein — MISVTVFNQIQADQIRPEDLLPHRPPMLLIDRLVDYTPGLSVEAETIVKPDNMFFQGHFPGEPILPGIVLVEMMFQACGIFGRLEALNLVDADSAQAGVYRPRSGRAIKIDNMTFNQPVLPNDRVTIRAVFDHKLLNFSVFKARVDIDGRGLAAKGTVTVLINS, encoded by the coding sequence ATGATCTCAGTAACCGTTTTTAATCAGATTCAGGCTGATCAGATCCGCCCTGAAGACCTGCTGCCGCATCGTCCGCCCATGCTGCTCATCGACCGGCTGGTCGACTACACACCCGGTCTGTCGGTCGAGGCCGAAACGATTGTCAAGCCCGACAATATGTTCTTCCAGGGGCATTTTCCGGGAGAGCCGATCCTGCCGGGTATCGTACTGGTCGAGATGATGTTTCAGGCGTGTGGCATTTTTGGCCGGCTCGAAGCCCTCAATCTGGTCGATGCCGATTCGGCGCAGGCGGGTGTCTACCGACCCCGTTCCGGACGAGCCATCAAGATCGACAACATGACCTTCAATCAGCCCGTATTGCCGAATGACCGGGTAACGATCCGGGCCGTGTTCGACCACAAGCTGCTCAACTTTTCGGTCTTCAAAGCCCGCGTAGACATCGACGGTCGCGGGCTGGCTGCCAAAGGAACAGTCACTGTACTTATTAACTCGTAA
- a CDS encoding lysophospholipid acyltransferase family protein — protein MNASTTFLDTYGTTFQQTYERAYQEVSERERQKKVVHQQKDLHFLRANLSHFCPNVPAGQHESIYLRLLTNHWLSARSFRYVDFGSLAHMAIKGDADFLKPTDAPRPARIFCTYHLGGYRGVLVMLLNAGYPLTLVIDSRTLKSQKEYIRTVSAQLNQYNNASASIELLDAESPTIGRQMAGALHKGRSIMIFLDGNTGVGGIYQRNSRQLRVSFLNRTIVSRTGIAMLAQATRTPIIPIISYYKTVEGCELPHYECLPMIDSRSIPAADFVRETTQQLYDLLADYVRQYVDQWESWFYFHKFLDFDALETPPAVRSAVSVPGVAFLFNDERYSLFKLDQAGYLFDRQTYQAFPLADESFRALHQLEQGSSAECPPEVLQLPNSLIEGWWELGVLRSIETIN, from the coding sequence ATGAACGCTTCAACGACGTTTCTGGACACCTACGGGACCACGTTTCAGCAGACCTACGAGCGCGCTTATCAGGAAGTGAGCGAGCGCGAAAGGCAGAAGAAGGTGGTCCATCAGCAAAAGGATCTGCACTTTCTACGGGCTAACCTCAGCCATTTCTGCCCGAACGTACCAGCGGGGCAGCACGAGTCGATTTACCTGCGGCTGCTGACAAATCACTGGCTGAGCGCGCGCAGTTTTCGGTACGTCGATTTTGGTTCGCTGGCGCACATGGCCATAAAGGGAGACGCTGACTTTCTAAAACCAACGGATGCGCCCCGCCCGGCCCGCATATTCTGTACCTATCATCTGGGTGGTTACCGGGGTGTATTGGTTATGCTGCTCAACGCGGGCTACCCACTGACGCTCGTGATCGACAGCCGGACGCTGAAGAGCCAGAAGGAGTACATCCGAACCGTATCGGCCCAGTTGAATCAGTACAATAATGCGTCGGCTTCCATCGAGCTGCTGGACGCCGAAAGTCCGACGATTGGCCGGCAAATGGCGGGGGCGTTGCACAAAGGGCGGTCAATCATGATCTTTTTGGATGGCAACACGGGTGTGGGTGGCATCTACCAGCGCAATAGCCGTCAGTTGCGCGTTTCGTTTCTGAACCGGACCATTGTTTCGCGTACCGGCATTGCGATGCTAGCGCAGGCTACCCGTACGCCCATCATCCCGATTATTTCGTACTATAAAACGGTTGAGGGCTGTGAACTGCCGCATTACGAGTGTCTGCCGATGATTGATTCGCGGTCGATTCCGGCAGCGGACTTTGTCCGGGAAACGACCCAGCAATTGTATGACCTGCTGGCTGATTACGTGCGCCAATACGTGGATCAGTGGGAAAGCTGGTTTTACTTCCACAAATTCCTGGATTTTGATGCGCTTGAAACGCCACCCGCTGTTCGTTCTGCAGTGTCTGTACCGGGTGTGGCTTTCCTGTTCAATGACGAGCGGTACAGTTTGTTTAAACTCGATCAGGCTGGGTATCTGTTTGATCGTCAGACCTATCAGGCTTTTCCGTTAGCTGACGAATCGTTCCGGGCGTTGCATCAGCTGGAGCAGGGAAGCAGCGCTGAGTGCCCTCCGGAAGTGTTGCAACTCCCTAATTCGCTGATCGAAGGCTGGTGGGAACTGGGCGTTCTGCGCTCCATCGAGACAATCAATTAG